The genome window CCGAGGCCGTCGGCCATGGCTCGAGGTCGTGGACGTGATCGGGGTCGAACCCGTCGTTGGCGAGGACCGTGAGATCGTCGAACTCGTTCTGGACGTGCCCGGACACCGAGTGCCAGCGAGTGCGCGTCTCGGTACGGCGGTTGTCGCCGCTGCCGACCTGCACCGTGTAGTCCTCGCCGCGCTGGCCGGTGTAACGGGTGTGGGCGTCGGCGTCGTAGGTGAAGTAGGCCGCGTAGACGCTCGCGAAGGAGCCCTTCTCGTGGTACTTCTTGAACTCGCCCGGGGCCAGCCAGCGGGACTTGATCCAGCCGTCGATGGCGGCCTTCGCCTGCTTGGCGTCCACCTGGAACGGCAGCACCCCGTCGACGGCCAGCCGATCCGGCGCCTCGTGCACGTCCTCGCGCTGGATCGGGGTGGCGCAGTACGGGCACCGGGTCGACGTGAGGCTGCCGGTGAAGGTGGTGTGGCCGCCGCAGTTCTGGCACACCACCTCCTTCTCGCCTTCGATGCGCTGGCTCAGGCGGTTCGCGGCGCCCGAGCGCAGCGACGCCATGGCCGCGTGGAGGTCTTGTTCGACCACCGCCTTGCCCGCGGTCTCGACGACGTCCTGCTGGTGGCCGCAGGCCGGGCAGCCCAGCCTCTGCGCCGAGATGTCGAACACCAGCTCACCGCCGCAGCTCGGGCACGGGTAGGTGCGGGTCTGCTCGGTGACGTGGTGAAGCGCCGGATCCGGCGCCGCGGGGGAGGGAGCGGGCGGCGGTGACGGCGGCGTCTGCTGCGCGACCGGAGGCGGCGGCGGGGGTGGGGGAGGCGGTGCCTGGCCCGGGACCGGCGGCGGGGTGGCGGGCTGGTTCGGGAGAGGCGGGGGCGCGGGGGCGTCGGCGGCCATGGTTCAGCCCTCCGGAGGGGCGGGAGGGGGCGGCGGGGTGCCCCCGGCGGGTGGTGCCGGCGGCGGCATCGGAGGCGGGGTGGAGAACAGCGGAGCGAGCGCGGGCACGGTGCCGGCAGCCGCCCACGCGGCCATGCCTTCGGTCCACACCAGGCTGCTCGCGTTGACCTGGCCGTTGGCCACGCCGGCGCGGATCTGGTCGACGCTGAACGGCCCCGACGACTGGCCACCCATCTCGACGTGGAAGAGCGCCTGGCCAGGCAGCGGGGGCGGGCCGGCGGGAGCCGCGCCGCCCCCTCCACCGGCGCCGGCCGCCGGTGCCATCGCGTTGCCCAACTGGTTTGCCATCTGACCGGCCATGGCCACCCCCATGCCGATCTGCATCGCGTCGCCCATGGTGCTGCCACCGGGGTTGTTGGCCGCGGCGACCATGGCCTCGGCGGCGGCGCCCTGCTGGAGGCGCTCCATGGGGCCCACGTTGTCCAGGTAGCCGGCCTGCTCGACGCCGCGGGCGACGCCGCGGGTCATGGCCTGGGTGATCTCCTCGGGGAGGGAGATGGTCATCGTGATCGAGTCGATGGCGAGGCCGTACTCGTCGTCGACCCGTTCGGCCACGAACTCGCGGAGCTTCTCGGCCAGCTCGATCTGGTGGCCCTGGAGGTCGATGGCGCCGAGGCCCGACTCGGTCACCATGTCGGCGAAGGCCAGCGCGATCACCCGACGGAGCAGCTCGGTGACCTCGTCGATCTCGACGGCACTGTCGGTGCCGATGACCTCGCGGAGGAACACCTCGGGGTCGGCGATCTTGACGACGCACATCCCGTTGGCGCGGACCTGCACCATCTTGAAATCGGGGTCGCGGACCGTGACCGGCTGCGGGGTGCCCCAGAGCA of Acidimicrobiales bacterium contains these proteins:
- a CDS encoding SPFH domain-containing protein, giving the protein MGLMDKLKGELVDIIEWVDDSRSTLAWRFPRYQNEIKNGAQLIVREGQRAVFVYRGKLADSFEPGNYELKTENLPILGTLQGWEHGFNSPFRSEVYFLNTRPVTDLLWGTPQPVTVRDPDFKMVQVRANGMCVVKIADPEVFLREVIGTDSAVEIDEVTELLRRVIALAFADMVTESGLGAIDLQGHQIELAEKLREFVAERVDDEYGLAIDSITMTISLPEEITQAMTRGVARGVEQAGYLDNVGPMERLQQGAAAEAMVAAANNPGGSTMGDAMQIGMGVAMAGQMANQLGNAMAPAAGAGGGGGAAPAGPPPLPGQALFHVEMGGQSSGPFSVDQIRAGVANGQVNASSLVWTEGMAAWAAAGTVPALAPLFSTPPPMPPPAPPAGGTPPPPPAPPEG